One genomic segment of Linepithema humile isolate Giens D197 chromosome 5, Lhum_UNIL_v1.0, whole genome shotgun sequence includes these proteins:
- the osa gene encoding trithorax group protein osa isoform X6 gives MYRTFARTPEEVFNRHPHGPTIRGLELSGQNSNDSSNGPACPGTPNSQGMRPTPSPTGSTGSRSMSPAVGRSFLRQQNVQMPPRPSSSQSDGSGPAPRMSHSPMTTQGAYQQPLGPSPHMHSYKMNSTGPGVVQPGPGSTALGGISPMGGGMGYAAGGTAAGQPGGYHAQSTYPPPRPHMQFPQGYPTPANSQPPPNNQYQPPNRPNNMVQYPPYTHKMGFNSVPPGMPPSPGPPQVYGGSGTTAMVPPGAPGVPVIGNMGPPASSMGPPPPSPNHISNQPPPPTSSAVSHLHTPAATPPLNHEGSPMPPPSTTPNSHPASAPTPTSHNSADLTAETSNDSGITTTASGTSAINVISTSSGTVTSVITTGPDGTSLDEGSQQSTLSNASAASGEDPAFTPKVRKEMMGGYHSHPATPQSTVPSPGAASINSIHEEYSDMNSPSWPRTPASPVFNSHVPQDPYRSKKPDSLAKLYEMDDSMERRTWLDKLVNFMDERRTPITSCPTISKNPLDLFRLYLYVKDRGGFMEVCKVTKNKTWKDIAGLLGIGASSSAAYTLRKHYTKHLLAFECHFDRGGVDPQPIINQVEAGSKKKGSKGTASVPSPGSSNSQDSFPAAGSSNTSMDGYGSYQSSYATGTPGGPSTDYTPPPPRPPSQSSAPATHQAIQQGSYQNTGSYQNYTQEQYIRPQGNALSQQGEFNQPYSPRSHYPPYVPDVDRGYPGGNMPPNNATGQDMYNRYTSGQQGPASYPTATPPTVARTNNYPSGPQAHPATVQQQTATSQPSSPSQPPAATSYSCPQDYYRQEQTGYGAPSGTQIYAGGGAANKNMPPPPPGPTQPRRHPDFAKDQQYPQYNQQRPAYPGWPNTTNQYNSNSGNNRVQYPSQQTQSPSQPPPQPQPQQGAQVVTPAPAAPAVGAMTNSQQWGSQQPTRSPSQPSLNAIAHAPPPWDHRYTNQPSPLYPTPGSHQNQLVNPMISQQPTSKREMTFPPDSVEAITPLLYKRRKLARADVAPVEAWRIMMALRSGQLAESCWALDVLNILLYDDSSVSYFGLTHLPGLLDVLLEHFSRSLSDMFESSVSDDDRYCQAADGPEVDLGAVTRPIDPEDRMKLLSTPNYTYLSRRGRPVKIVPRDDDLFVLDTRRPWDHQECESETEPWQVDANATKYIATCFQSEIGSVPFARLLRDEKPPLLQKEVDSTDLKEEAKADSVSGANETPDFTHKSGELGDKQSGKEGGERKQQQQQLDKKKKTKTLSDVLSRIKKEPVEMNDLTRELFEKKNDGFKKDCDSETTKANNNMDEHFGSDVSKNDEDSLPTQNGLNDSAPATTSNVDNSTADKAEIKTEATEEHELGTTRDDKEGPRLNIKDPAGTLKRRRISDYEDESYSRDEASLYLVTETQDNLARRCVCLSTILRNLTFIPGNEAEFAKNVTFLSLLGKLLLLHHEHPVRAQKTRNYDREEDADFADSCSSLQGESEWWWDFLHHVRENVLVMAANISGHMDLSQHPEEISRPVLDGLLHWAVCPAAHGQDPFPTVGLNSSLSPQRLALEALCKLCVTECNVDLVVATPPYSRLQRLCSVLTRLLCRSEEQVLREFGVNLLHFLSAADSGVARTIALQTPCVALLVAFIEQAESSALGVANQHGLAALRDNPESMGTSLDMLRRAAGTLLNLARHPDNRTLLLQHESRLLALVMSQILDQQVAAIVARVLFQCSRGT, from the exons ATGTACCGTACGTTCGCTCGTACGCCCGAGGAAGTGTTTAATCGCCATCCGCACGGACCAACTATACGCGGCTTG GAATTATCAGGACAGAATAGTAATGACAGTTCGAACGGACCAGCTTGCCCAGGGACACCAAATTCTCAGGGGATGAGACCCACCCCGTCACCTACAGGATCCACAGGTTCTCGCTCGATGTCCCCTGCTGTTGGTCGGTCTTTTTTAC GCCAACAAAACGTTCAGATGCCTCCACGTCCGTCGAGTAGTCAGTCGGATGGTAGTGGGCCAGCACCACGCATGAGTCACTCTCCTATGACCACTCAAG GAGCATACCAGCAGCCATTGGGTCCTTCACCGCACATGCACAGTTACAAAATGAACAGCACCGGTCCTGGCGTAGTGCAACCGGGACCTGGTTCGACGGCTCTCGGTGGAATCAGCCCAATGGGTGGTGGGATGGGCTATGCAGCTGGTGGGACGGCTGCGGGTCAGCCTGGGGGTTATCACGCGCAGTCCACCTATCCACCGCCGCGTCCTCACATGCAGTTTCCGCAGGGGTATCCGACGCCCGCAAACTCACAACCACCGCCCAATAATCAGTATCAACCTCCCAACAGACCCAACAATATGGTACAATACCCGCCGTACACG CATAAAATGGGCTTCAACAGTGTACCGCCGGGAATGCCGCCGAGTCCAGGACCGCCGCAGGTTTACGGTGGCAGCGGCACGACCGCGATGGTGCCGCCTGGCGCACCGGGGGTGCCCGTTATCGGTAATATGGGACCGCCGGCGAGCTCTATGGGCCCGCCACCGCCGTCTCCCAATCACATAAGCAATCAGCCACCACCGCCTACCAGCTCGGCGGTATCGCACTTGCACACCCCGGCGGCCACTCCGCCGCTGAATCACGAGGGCAGCCCGATGCCGCCGCCGAGCACCACACCAAACTCGCATCCTGCGTCGGCACCGACGCCAACCAGCCACAATTCCGCTGATCTCACAGCTGAGACTTCCAACGACAGCGGTATAACCACGACCGCTTCAG GTACATCAGCTATAAATGTCATATCTACTTCGAGTGGTACTGTGACGTCTGTAATAACAACAGGTCCAGACGGTACGTCTCTGGATGAAGGCTCGCAACAGTCAACGTTGTCTAACGCATCGGCTG CTTCTGGTGAAGATCCAGCATTTACGCCAAAAGTGCGGAAGGAAATGATGGGAGGATACCACAGCCATCCCGCGACACCACAGAGTACTGTTCCGTCTCCGGGTGCTGCTAGCATTAATTCGATTCACGAGGAGTATTCTGACATGAACAGTCCTAGTTGGCCGCGTACTCCTGCTAGTCCT gtGTTTAACAGTCATGTGCCTCAAGACCCGTACAGATCTAAG AAGCCAGATAGTCTGGCAAAGTTATACGAAATGGATGACTCGATGGAACGGAGAACCTGGCTGGACAAACTGGTCAACTTCATGGATGAACGAAGAACACCGATCACCAGTTGTCCCACCATCTCCAAGAACCCCCTCGATCTGTTTCGGCTATACCTCTACGTGAAGGATAGGGGGGGCTTCATGGAGGTATGCAAG GTCACGAAAAACAAAACATGGAAGGATATAGCCGGTCTTTTGGGCATCGGCGCGAGCAGTAGCGCTGCTTACACGTTGCGCAAGCATTACACGAAGCATCTGCTGGCGTTCGAGTGTCATTTCGATCGCGGCGGCGTGGATCCGCAGCCCATCATCAATCAAGTGGAAGCGGGCTCGAAGAAGAAGGGATCCAAGGGAACTGCTTCTGTACCATCGCCGG GTTCTTCCAATTCTCAAGACTCCTTTCCTGCTGCCGGATCGAGCAATACTTCCATGGATGGCTATGGAAGCTATCAGAGTAGTTACGCGACCGGCACACCTGGCGGTCCATCGACAGATTAcacaccgccgccgccgaggCCGCCGAGTCAGAGTAGCGCACCCGCCACCCATCAGG CAATACAGCAGGGCAGTTACCAGAACACAGGTTCCTATCAGAACTATACGCAGGAGCAGTACATTCGGCCACAGGGAAACGCGCTGTCTCAGCAAGGGGAGTTCAATCAACCGTACTCGCCCAGATCGCATTATCCCCCTTACGTGCCAGACGTCGACAG GGGATATCCTGGTGGTAACATGCCGCCGAACAACGCCACTGGACAAGACATGTACAACAGATACACCAGCGGTCAGCAAGGTCCAGCTAGTTATCCGACGGCAACGCCTCCGACTGTCGCGCGGACCAACAACTATCCATCGGGGCCGCAAGCGCATCCGGCCACTGTGCAGCAGCAAACGGCGACCAGCCAGCCTTCCTCGCCCTCGCAACCGCCAGCCGCGACGTCGTACTCGTGTCCGCAAGATTACTATCGACAGGAACAA ACCGGATATGGAGCACCCAGTGGAACTCAAATATACGCCGGAGGTGGGGCGGCCAACAAAAACATGCCACCGCCTCCTCCAGGACCCACCCAACCTAGACGTCATCCAGACTTTGCCAAAGACCAACAGTATCCTCAGTATAATCAGCAACGACCTGCGTATCCAG GATGGCCCAATACAACCAATCAGTACAATAGTAATAGTGGAAATAATAGGGTTCAATACCCGAGCCAGCAGACGCAATCGCCGTCGCAGCCACCGCCACAGCCGCAACCACAACAAGGAGCCCAAGTCGTCACGCCTGCCCCAGCTGCACCGGCAGTCGGCGCTATGACTAATAGTCAACAATGGGGCAGCCAACAGCCAACCAGGTCTCCGTCTCAACCATCGCTAAACGCTATAGCGCACGCGCCTCCGCCGTGGGATCATCGCTATACGAATCAACCGTCCCCTTTGTACCCAACACCCGGAAGTCATCAG AATCAACTCGTGAATCCCATGATCAGTCAGCAACCGACGTCAAAGAGAGAAATGACATTCCCTCCTGACAGCGTGGAAGCAATCACGCCTCTTTTGTACAAGCGACGAAAACTGGCGCGCGCCGACGTGGCGCCAGTAGAAGCTTGGCGCATTATGATGGCTTTGCGATCGGGCCAACTTGCCGAAAGTTGCTGGGCCCTCGAcgtattaaacattttgttatacGATGATTCTTCC GTAAGCTATTTCGGCTTAACGCACTTGCCCGGATTACTGGACGTTCTGCTGGAACATTTCTCGCGTTCGCTCTCCGACATGTTTGAGTCGTCTGTGAGCGATGACGATCGCTATTGCCAGGCCGCGGATGGTCCTGAGGTAGATCTCGGCGCGGTGACGCGCCCCATCGATCCTGAAGATCGAATGAAATTGCTGTCGACACCAAATTATACGTATCTCTCGAGGAGAGGTCGCCCCGTGAAGATTGTTCCGCGGGACGACGATCTGTTCGTTCTGGACACCCGAAGACCTTGGGATCATCAGGAGTGCGAGTCAGAGACCGAGCCTTGGCAGGTGGATGCGAACGCGACCAAATACATCGCGACGTGTTTTCAATCCGAAATAGGCTCGGTGCCTTTCGCCCGTTTGCTGAGGGACGAAAAACCGCCGTTGCTGCAGAAGGAAGTCGACAGCACGGACTTGAAGGAGGAAGCCAAAGCAGACAGTGTCAGCGGTGCCAATGAGACGCCGGATTTCACTCACAAGTCAGGCGAGCTCGGCGACAAGCAGTCCGGCAAGGAGGGCGGCGAGCGTAaacaacaacagcaacagttggacaaaaagaaaaagacgaaGACTCTGAGTGACGTGTTATCGAGGATCAAGAAGGAGCCCGTGGAGATGAACGATCTCACGAGAGAACTGTTCGAGAAGAAGAACGATGGCTTCAAGAAGGATTGTGACAGTGAGACGACGAAAGCGAACAATAATATGGACGAGCACTTCGGCAGCGACGTGTCGAAGAACGATGAGGACTCACTGCCGACGCAGAACGGACTGAACGACTCGGCGCCAGCGACGACGAGCAACGTGGACAACAGCACCGCAGACAAGGCCGAGATCAAGACGGAAGCGACGGAAGAGCACGAGCTGGGGACGACGAGGGACGACAAGGAGGGACCAAGATTAAACATAAAAGATCCGGCAGGTACGCTAAAGCGACGGAGGATAAGCGACTACGAGGACGAGAGCTACTCGAGGGATGAAGCGAGTCTCTATCTGGTGACGGAGACGCAGGACAATCTCGCCCGTCGCTGCGTGTGCCTGTCAACGATCTTGAGGAATCTCACCTTTATCCCCGGCAACGAGGCGGAGTTCGCGAAGAACGTCACGTTTCTCAGTCTGCTCGGCaagctgctgctgctgcaccATGAGCACCCGGTGCGGGCGCAAAAGACGCGCAATTACGATCGCGAAGAGGACGCGGACTTCGCGGACTCGTGCAGCAGTCTGCAGGGCGAGAGCGAATGGTGGTGGGACTTTCTGCATCACGTAAGGGAGAACGTTCTCGTGATGGCCGCGAACATATCCGGCCACATGGACCTCAGCCAGCACCCGGAGGAGATTTCGCGGCCCGTGCTCGACGGACTTCTGCACTGGGCCGTGTGCCCGGCAGCGCACGGCCAGGACCCGTTCCCGACCGTCGGGCTGAACTCTTCGCTGTCGCCGCAGAGACTCGCGCTCGAGGCGCTGTGCAAGTTATGCGTGACCGAGTGCAACGTCGACCTGGTGGTGGCGACGCCACCCTACTCCCGATTACAAAGATTATGCTCCGTGCTGACCAGGCTGCTCTGCCGCAGCGAAGAGCAAGTGCTGCGCGAATTCGGCGTGAATCTGCTGCACTTCCTGTCCGCTGCGGACAGCGGCGTGGCGCGCACCATCGCTCTACAGACACCGTGCGTCGCATTGCTCGTCGCGTTCATCGAGCAGGCGGAATCGAGCGCTCTCGGGGTCGCGAATCAGCACGGTCTCGCGGCGCTGCGCGACAATCCCGAGTCGATGGGTACGAGCCTTGATATGCTACGACGCGCGGCTGGTACGCTGCTCAACCTCGCCAGGCATCCGGACAACCGAACGCTCCTCCTGCAGCACGAGTCCCGTCTGCTCGCCTTGGTGATGAGCCAGATCTTAGATCAGCAAGTGGCCGCGATAGTCGCGCGTGTGTTGTTCCAGTGTTCGAGGGGCACGTAA